Proteins encoded within one genomic window of Scheffersomyces stipitis CBS 6054 chromosome 3, complete sequence:
- a CDS encoding predicted protein (go_function metalloendopeptidase activity~go_process proteolysis and peptidolysis) has protein sequence YSTSSRLTHLMSHYTVLAENDVIEKPLLDNRTYRYLKLDSNDLQVLVIHDSTADKSAASLDVNVGSFADKKYGIPGLAHFCEHLLFMGTEKYPAENEYSSYLSKHSGYSNAYTAAEHTNYYFQVSADYLEGALDRFAQFFVAPLFSQSCKDREINAVDSENKKNLQNDLWRLYQLDKSNSNPDHPYNGFSTGNYQTLHVEPSERGLNVRDVLLDFYSNSYSSNLMSLVVLGKEDLDTLSAWAIEKFSAVPNKSLTRPNFHGEVILTDKYLGKLTRAKPIMDKHQLELTFMVPDDLETKWKSKPNGYFSHLLGHESEGSVLFFLKHKGWVTELSSGNMRVCQGNSFFILEFELTPEGLQNWKEIVVSVFQYLKLILPEEPKKWIYDEISMMSAINFKFRQKADAANTVSSMSNTLYKFAVDGYIPPEYILSSSVYREFNKQEIIDFGKFLNPNNFKISLVSQSLDGLNKSEKWYGTEYAYEDIPVDLLQNVESAQLNPHFHYPKPNDFIPKDFEVLRKKSETPLQHPYLIEESNKLQVWYKQDDLFEVPKGNIDIVFHLPNSNLDKKTSTYSSLLAELITDELNQVTYYASLVGLKVSISCWRDGFNVRVSGYSDKLPVLLDQVLSKFFNFKPNKERFEAIRFKLYQQFKNFGYDVPYRQIGTHILSLLNEKTYTYDEKVQVMDEDLSFDELNEFATKNLWKSGIFTEVLIHGNFDIAKGDEIRKLIASHTKSLAPIADTLDDVNKAIKLQNFVLPSKEFIRYELPLQDEKNINSCIEYYIQISPTNDDPKLRVLTDLFGTIIREPCFNQLRTKEQLGYVVFSGTRLGRTSIGFRILVQSERTADYLEYRIDEFLGKFGKHINSELTEVDFVKFKQALKDLKLSKLKHLNEETSRLWNSITDGYFDFEARQKHVKILETISKEEFVDFFNNYIADGSDKSGKLVVYLNSQSPPEQTTLKLAHSSIINYIYRNGYEASTEKLESIVKENLENHQQLVKQVAEEISEYVSNKPPANLKQDLLIAFENDIKTPVPTKYRQGTVYKDISEFRKHYSLGGVPSAVEPLTKYYYPGRNPHL, from the coding sequence TACTCTACCTCATCCCGTCTCACCCATCTCATGCTGCATTATACGGTCTTGGCCGAAAACGACGTTATTGAGAAGCCTCTTCTCGACAACAGAACCTATCGTTACTTAAAGCTCGACTCGAACGATCTCCAGGTCCTCGTGATTCATGACTCAACTGCTGACAAGTCTGCGGCCTCTTTGGATGTCAATGTAGGCTCGTTCGCTGACAAAAAGTATGGAATTCCTGGTTTGGCTCATTTCTGTGAACATTTGCTATTCATGGGTACCGAAAAGTATCCGGCTGAAAATGAATATTCCTCGTATTTATCGAAACATTCTGGGTACTCCAATGCTTATACTGCAGCAGAACATACGAATTACTACTTTCAGGTAAGTGCCGACTACTTAGAAGGTGCTCTAGACCGGTTTGCTCAATTCTTCGTGGCACCCCTTTTTAGCCAGAGCTGCAAGGATCGAGAAATAAACGCTGTAGACtcagaaaacaaaaagaatcTCCAAAACGATCTCTGGAGACTCTACCAGCTCGACAAGCTGAACAGTAACCCTGACCATCCTTACAATGGGTTTTCTACAGGTAACTACCAGACTTTGCATGTAGAGCCTTCTGAAAGAGGACTCAATGTTCGTGATGTCTTGCTCGATTTCTACAGCAACAGCTACTCGTCGAACTTGATGAGTTTGGTTGTGTTGGGAAAGGAAGATTTGGACACTTTGTCAGCTTGGGCTATCGAGAAGTTCTCGGCCGTGCCTAACAAGAGCTTAACAAGACCAAACTTCCATGGCGAAGTCATCTTGACAGATAAGTACCTCGGTAAGTTGACCAGGGCCAAGCCCATTATGGACAAGCATCAACTCGAGTTAACATTCATGGTTCCTGATGATTTGGAAACCAAATGGAAATCTAAACCCAACGGCTACTTCTCCCATTTATTGGGACATGAAAGCGAAGGCTCTgtgcttttcttcttgaaacaCAAGGGTTGGGTAACAGAATTGTCGTCTGGTAACATGCGAGTCTGTCAGGGTAACTCTTTCTTTATCCTCGAATTTGAGTTGACTCCGGAAGGGTTGCAGAATTGGAAGGAGATAGTAGTTTCTGTGTTTcagtacttgaagttgattcttccagaagagcCCAAAAAATGGATCTACGACGAGATCTCTATGATGTCTGCCAttaacttcaagttcagGCAAAAGGCAGATGCCGCTAACACTGTTTCTCTGATGAGCAACACTTTGTACAAGTTTGCTGTAGATGGTTATATTCCTCCAGAATACATTTTGAGTTCTTCTGTTTACAGagaattcaacaaacaGGAGATCATAGACTTTggcaaattcttgaatccaaacaatttcaagatttctttggtttcgCAATCGTTAGATGGCTTGAACAAGTCCGAAAAATGGTACGGAACTGAGTATGCTTATGAAGATATACCAGTAGATTTATTACAAAACGTTGAATCGGCGCAATTGAATCCACACTTTCACTATCCCAAACCCAACGATTTCATTCCCAAGGACTTTGAAGTGTTAAGAAAGAAGTCAGAAACTCCTTTGCAACATCCTTACCTCATTGAAGAGAGCAACAAGCTCCAGGTCTGGTACAAGCAAGACGATCTTTTTGAAGTTCCCAAAGGTAATATCGATATAGTGTTCCATTTGCccaactccaacttggacaagaagaCTTCTACCTACTCGTCTTTGTTGGCTGAATTGATAACCGATGAATTAAACCAAGTCACTTATTATGCCTCATTGGTTGGCTTAAAGGTGCTGATATCATGCTGGCGTGATGGATTCAACGTGAGAGTATCAGGTTACAGTGACAAACTTCCAGTGCTTTTAGATCAGGTTTTGTCTAAATTCTTTAATTTCAAACCTAACAAGGAAAGGTTTGAAGCTATCAGATTCAAATTgtatcaacaattcaagaattttggATATGATGTTCCGTACCGTCAAATTGGAACTCATATTTTACTGTTGCTCAACGAGAAAACCTACACTTATGATgaaaaagttcaagttaTGGACGAAGATCTTTCATTTGACGAATTGAACGAGTTTGCAACCAAGAATCTTTGGAAATCAGGAATCTTTACTGAAGTTTTGATCCATGGTAACTTTGATATCGCCAAAGGAGATGAAATCAGAAAATTGATAGCTAGTCACACCAAGAGTCTTGCTCCTATTGCTGATACTTTAGATGATGTCAACAAAGCCATCAAGCTTCAGAACTTTGTGCTTCCATCTAAGGAGTTTATTAGATACGAATTGCCATTGCAAGATGAGAAAAATATTAACTCTTGTATTGAGTACTACATCCAGATCAGTCCCACGAACGATGATCCCAAATTGAGAGTGTTGACTGATTTATTTGGTACCATTATCCGTGAACCTTGCTTCAATCAATTGAGGACAAAGGAACAACTAGGTTACGTAGTTTTTTCTGGTACTAGATTGGGCAGAACGTCGATAGGTTTCAGAATCTTGGTTCAGTCGGAAAGAACTGCAGACTATTTGGAGTACAGAATTGATGAGTTTTTGGGCAAGTTTGGCAAGCACATCAACTCAGAGTTGACAGAAGTCGATTTCGTCAAATTCAAGCAAGCACTCAAGGACCTTAAAttatcaaaattgaagCACTTGAACGAAGAAACTTCTAGACTCTGGAACTCCATTACTGATGGCtactttgattttgaagcCAGACAGAAGCATGTTAAGATATTGGAGACCATCAGTAAGGAAGAGTTTGTCGATTTCTTTAACAACTACATTGCTGATGGATCTGACAAGTCCGGCAAGCTTGTCGTCTACTTGAATTCGCAATCTCCTCCTGAACAGACAACGCTCAAGTTGGCACATAGTTCTATTATAAACTATATCTACAGAAATGGCTACGAGGCTTCCACCGAAAAGTTGGAATCCATAGTGAAGgagaatcttgaaaatcACCAACAGTTGGTTAAACaagttgctgaagaaattctGGAATATGTATCCAACAAACCACCAGCTAACTTGAAACAAGATTTGCTTATTGCTTTTGAAAACGATATCAAGACTCCAGTTCCCACCAAATACCGCCAGGGAACGGTGTACAAGGATATTTCAGAATTCAGAAAACACTACTCTTTGGGAGGAGTTCCTTCAGCAGTAGAGCCTTTGACCAAATATTACTATCCTGGACGTAACCCACACTTATAA
- a CDS encoding predicted protein gives MADFSSLVSEIQVSQADSELHWLTAFIITPEFPQIIEALQICSNLLLYNSPQHPDNTRGERGPPVKLPVSSTKSEALKGIIVRDGAYITQLTVTLRESHFNRHITRLHLKKPILLEQIITAKRAVDTSINIIEELTKLTDCSHADHRKLIDSFNELLLNIQIAKSALQLPTDPHLVFPIHVSPPDAFEPELVPSISVDVYISQAEVCIDLKNLHKVTEKPWGEIEPTTGRSYIDKIRDEMKLPSSRSATISTPSSTDHSVPLNAADIEERLHELAGHKDSAPESSQSTAGIFSNVISHLSLRPKLDPVDYITKCVTYNGMVVMINKKIEVSSPDPVLVSAFTKLDSVEYLVSSFISNLDSLIDVL, from the coding sequence ATGGCCGACTTTAGCAGCCTCGTCCTGGAGATACAGGTCAGTCAGGCCGATTCCGAGCTCCATTGGCTCACCGCCTTTATCATTACCCCGGAATTTCCTCAGATCATCGAAGCACTCCAGATCTGCTCCAATCTTCTACTTTACAATTCGCCACAACACCCAGACAACACGCGCGGTGAACGCGGGCCTCCGGTCAAGTTGCCTGTTTCGTCGACGAAGCTGGAAGCCCTTAAGGGCATTATAGTCCGTGATGGAGCTTATATAACCCAGCTTACTGTAACATTGCGAGAGTCCCACTTCAACAGACACATTACTCGTTtacatttgaagaaaccCATCTTACTCGAACAGATCATAACAGCCAAGAGAGCTGTGGACACGTCTATAAACATCATAGAAGAACTCACGAAGCTCACTGACTGCTCGCATGCTGACCATCGTAAGCTTATAGATTCGTTCAATGAACTCTTGCTTAATATCCAGATTGCCAAAAGCGCACTTCAGCTTCCGACAGACCCCCATCTCGTATTCCCCATTCATGTGTCTCCGCCGGATGCGTTTGAGCCAGAGCTTGTGCCGTCTATATCTGTAGACGTATACATATCACAAGCTGAGGTCTGCATTGACCTTAAGAACCTACATAAGGTCACGGAAAAGCCATGGGGAGAAATCGAACCCACCACTGGTAGGTCGTACATCGACAAGATCAGAGACGAGATGAAGTTACCCAGCTCTCGGTCGGCTACAATATCAACACCATCATCTACTGACCATTCAGTTCCTCTAAATGCTGCCGATATAGAGGAACGACTCCATGAATTGGCGGGGCACAAAGATTCTGCCCCAGAGTCTAGTCAAAGCACTGCTGGTATATTCAGCAATGTAATTAGCCATTTGCTGTTGAGACCAAAACTTGATCCCGTAGATTACATCACCAAGTGTGTTACTTACAATGGCATGGTGGTGatgatcaacaagaagatagaGGTATCCTCGCCCGATCCGGTCTTGGTGAGCGCTTTTACGAAACTTGACAGCGTAGAGTATTTGGTCAGCAGCTTTATTCTGAACTTGGACAGTTTAATTGACGTGTTGTGA
- the RBF1 gene encoding Transcription factor RBF1 (RPG-box-binding factor) (Repressor-activator protein 1): MSGPSTSSERSTVNSGGQHLQQDHTGATSVRTEYDVTATAAAAVSASGYGVSLDDAASQFHQHQHNNYAAGAAAAAAEIQHRHELQRRQQQLQQQELHQQQQELHQQQLQQQHYQQLQQQQQQHHHQQQQHHHQLQQQQHHHQLQHHQQPPNQHQLHQHSSLGPSGADDYDQGILTSKYIENEIIKTFSSKQDLVKYVKYQLSNEEQCKIVINSSKPKAVYFQCERSGSFRTTVKDATKRQRVAYTKRNKCGYRLVANLYPPEKDKKKMIKKEGLDRNLDDKLADYPNSLGHGGLQEASEMWILRMINPVHNHAPEPSNGKKKRSKSSRTLVEKPLNKGNGYPQEVMQLQHHNGLQHHHIPQHLHDHQHPASVQDTAVIAAIEATPAAAAVTALHAQNPPVDPNIDPNVDPSVQAHDHSHGIRGNVQLHNLRR; this comes from the exons ATGCTGGGTCCTTCCACTTCAAGTGAGCGTTCTACTGTCAACAGCGGTGGCCAGCACCTTCAGCAAGACCACACTGGTGCTACCTCTGTTCGTACTGAGTACGACGTTACTGccactgctgctgctgctgttctGGCATCAGGCTACGGCGTGCTGTTGGACGATGCTGCCTCGCAGTTccaccaacaccaacacAACAACTACGCTGCTGGcgctgctgctgccgcCGCGGAGATTCAGCACAGACATGAGCTTCAGAGAAGACAACAGCAGTTGCAACAACAGGAGCTccaccagcaacagcaggagctccatcaacaacaattgcaacaacaacactACCAACAATtacagcaacaacagcaacaacaccatcatcaacaacagcaacacCACCACCAGttgcaacaacaacagcaccaccaccaattgCAGCACCACCAACAG CCTCCAAATCAACACCAGTTGCATCAACACTCCTCGTTAGGTCCATCGGGTGCTGACGACTACGACCAGGGTATTCTCACGTCGAAGTACATCGAGAACGAGATCATTAAGACGTTTTCGTCCAAGCAGGATCTCGTTAAGTATGTCAAGTACCAATTGAGCAACGAGGAACAGTGTAAGATTGTCATTAACTCATCGAAGCCAAAGGCCGTTTACTTCCAGTGTGAGCGTTCAGGATCATTTAGAACTACTGTCAAGGACGCTACCAAAAGACAGAGAGTCGCCTACACGAAGCGTAACAAGTGTGGTTACCGTTTGGTAGCTAACTTGTATCCACCAGAAAaggataagaagaagatgatcaagaaggaaggTTTGGACAGAAACCTCGATGACAAGTTGGCTGACTACCCCAACCTGTTGGGCCATGGTGGTCTTCAAGAAGCTTCAGAGATGTGGATCTTGAGAATGATCAATCCGGTCCATAACCATGCTCCAGAACCTTCCAAtggcaagaagaagagactGAAGTCGTCGAGAACGTTGGTTGAAAAGCCCTTAAACAAGGGAAATGGATATCCGCAAGAAGTGATGCAATTGCAACACCACAACGGCCTTCAACACCACCATATTCCTCAGCATCTTCATGACCATCAGCACCCAGCTTCAGTTCAAGACACTGCTGTTATTGCTGCCATTGAAGCCACTccagctgctgctgctgtcaCTGCTTTGCACGCACAGAATCCACCCGTAGACCCTAATATTGATCCTAATGTTGATCCTAGTGTCCAGGCTCACGACCATTCTCATGGTATCAGAGGCAATGTTCAATTGCACAACTTGAGAAGATAA
- the ALA1 gene encoding Alanyl-tRNA synthetase, cytoplasmic (Alanine--tRNA ligase) (AlaRS) (go_function alanine-tRNA ligase activity; ATP binding; nucleic acid binding~go_process alanyl-tRNA aminoacylation) gives MSTTTTSEWTASKVRSTFLDYFTNKRDHKFVPSSSVVPHNDPTLLFANAGMNQYKPIFLGTADPASDLASLKRAANSQKCIRAGGKHNDLEDVGRDSYHHTFFEMLGNWSFGDYFKPEAITWAWELLTEVYGLDKDRLYVTYFEGDAKQGLEPDLEAKSFWLKVGVAEDHILPGNAKDNFWEMGDQGPCGPCSEIHYDRIGGRNAASLVNQDDPNVLEVWNIVFIQYNREADSSLKTLPAKHIDTGMGFERLVSVLQDKSSNYDTDVFLPIFDKIRDITGIRPYGGKFGAEDTDGIDTAYRVIADHVRTLTFAICDGGVPNNDGAGYVLRRILRRGSRYVRKYMNYPIGSFFQQLVDVVIEQNKEIFPEIVHGAQDLKEILNEEELSFAKTLDRGEKLFEQYAIIASKTPEQTLSGKDVWRLYDTYGFPSDLTRLMAEEAGLKIDEPAFEKARLESKEASKAIGNKDGVELVKLDVHSLSELDSNANVSKTDDSAKYGRENIKATIQAIYSSSGFVDSIDDSSVQYGVLLDKTPFYAEQGGQIYDTGKLVIDGKAEFNVTNVQVYGGYVLHTGNIVEGSLNVKDDVIATYDELRRWPIRNNHTGTHVLNYALREVLGDSVDQRGSLVAPEKLRFDFSHKQALTPKELAAVESISNEYIKSNKEVFYKDVSLNEAREINGLRAVFGETYPDPVRVVSIGVPVEDLLAEPKKADWHKVSIEFCGGTHVAKTGDIKDLVVIEESGIAKGIRRIVAVTGHDAHAVQKIASEFEAELDHAAGLPFGSVKETKAKELGVALKKLSISVLDKQKLTEKFNKIDKSIKDDLKTKQKAETKQTLDVVNEWLEKKDAGDYLVAHVPINANAKAITEAFNLLKKSHKDKSLYLITGLTDKVAHGCYIADEAIAKGVNASDLAQAVSAKIGGKAGGKGNIVQGMGDKPEGIKEAVNEVTQLLAEKL, from the coding sequence ATGTCCACCACTACCACGTCCGAGTGGACGGCTTCCAAAGTCAGATCCACCTTCTTGGACTACTTCACCAATAAAAGAGACCACAAGTTTGTTCCTTCTTCCTCGGTTGTTCCACACAATGATCCAACTCTCTTATTCGCCAATGCTGGGATGAACCAGTACAAGCCTATCTTCCTAGGCACTGCAGACCCAGCCTCGGATCTCGCTTCATTGAAGAGAGCTGCCAACTCTCAGAAGTGTATCAGAGCTGGTGGTAAACACAACGATTTGGAAGACGTCGGCCGTGACTCGTATCACCACACATTCTTTGAGATGTTGGGTAACTGGTCCTTTGGCGACTACTTCAAGCCAGAAGCCATTACTTGGGCCTGGGAGCTTTTGACTGAGGTCTACGGCTTGGATAAAGACAGATTGTATGTGACGTATTTCGAAGGTGACGCCAAGCAGGGTTTGGAACCAGATTTGGAGGCCAAGTCTTTCTGGCTTAAGGTTGGTGTCGCTGAAGACCACATTTTGCCAGGAAACGCTAAGGACAACTTTTGGGAAATGGGCGACCAGGGTCCTTGTGGTCCTTGTTCTGAGATCCACTACGACCGTATTGGAGGTAGAAACGCTGCTTCTCTCGTCAACCAGGACGACCCCAACGTCTTGGAAGTTTGGaacatcgtcttcatccaGTACAACAGAGAGGCCGACAGCTCGTTAAAGACATTGCCAGCCAAGCACATCGATACCGGTATGGGGTTTGAGCGTTTGGTGTCTGTTTTGCAGGACAAATCTTCCAACTACGATACCGACGTGTTTCTTCCCATCTTTGACAAGATCAGAGACATCACGGGTATCAGACCCTACGGTGGTAAATTCGGCGCTGAAGACACCGACGGTATTGATACGGCCTACCGTGTCATTGCTGATCATGTGAGAACATTGACGTTTGCCATTTGCGACGGTGGTGTTCCTAACAACGACGGTGCTGGATATGTTTTGAGACGTATCTTAAGAAGAGGCTCTCGTTATGTGCGCAAATACATGAACTACCCCATTGGttccttcttccaacaattgGTTGATGTTGTCATCGAGCAGAACAAAGAGATTTTCCCTGAAATCGTCCATGGTGCCcaagacttgaaggaaatcttgaacgaagaagagttgtCGTTTGCTAAGACTTTGGATAGaggtgaaaagttgtttgAACAGTACGCCATCATCGCGTCAAAGACTCCAGAACAGACTTTGTCTGGAAAAGATGTGTGGAGATTGTACGACACATACGGTTTCCCATCGGACTTGACTCGTTTGATGGCCGAAGAAGCCGGCTTAAAGATCGACGAGCCTGCTTTTGAAAAGGCCCGTCTTGAATCCAAAGAAGCTTCTAAGGCTATAGGCAACAAAGACGGTGTGGAATTGGTCAAGTTGGATGTTCATTCCTTGTCGGAATTAGACTCCAATGCTAACGTCAGCAAGACTGACGACTCTGCCAAGTATGGCAGAGAAAACATCAAGGCTACTATCCAGGCCATCTATTCTAGCTCTGGATTCGTTGATTCTATTGATGACTCGTCTGTACAGTACGGAGTCTTATTGGACAAAACTCCATTCTACGCTGAACAGGGTGGACAGATCTACGACACTGGTAAGTTGGTAATCGACGGTAAAGCTGAATTTAACGTCACCAATGTTCAAGTCTATGGTGGTTATGTTCTTCACACTGGTAACATTGTGGAAGGCTCGTTGAATGTCAAGGATGACGTCATTGCAACCTATGATGAGTTGAGAAGATGGCCCATCAGAAATAACCATACTGGTACTCACGTGTTGAACTATGCCTTAAGAGAAGTGTTGGGCGACTCTGTTGATCAAAGAGGTTCCTTGGTTGCTCCAGAAAAGTTGAGATTCGACTTTTCTCATAAACAAGCATTAACTCCTAAGGAGTTGGCTGCCGTTGAATCTATTTCCAACGAGTACATCAAGTCGAACAAAGAGGTTTTCTACAAGGATGTTTCGTTGAACGAAGCAAGGGAAATCAACGGCTTGAGAGCTGTCTTTGGAGAAACGTATCCAGATCCAGTCAGAGTTGTTTCCATCGGTGTTCCTGTAGAAGACTTGCTTGCTGAGCCTAAGAAGGCTGACTGGCACAAAGTTTCGATTGAGTTCTGTGGTGGTACCCACGTAGCCAAAACGGGAGACATCAAGGACTTGGTCGTGATTGAAGAATCCGGTATCGCCAAGGGtatcagaagaattgtGGCTGTCACAGGTCATGATGCTCATGCTGTTCAGAAGATCGCCCTGGAGTTCGAAGCTGAATTGGACCACGCTGCTGGCTTACCATTTGGTTCTGTCAAGGAAACCAAGGCCAAGGAGTTGGGTGtagccttgaagaagttgtcgatCTCCGTTTTGGACAAGCAGAAGTTAactgaaaagttcaacaagatcgacaaGTCCATCAAGGACGATTTGAAGACGAAACAGAAGGCTGAAACCAAACAGACTTTGGATGTAGTCAATGAATggttggaaaagaaagatgcTGGGGACTACTTGGTTGCTCATGTTCCAATCAACGCTAACGCCAAAGCCATCACTGAAGCCTTTAACTTGCTCAAGAAGCTGCACAAGGACAAATCATTGTACTTGATCACTGGTTTAACTGACAAGGTTGCTCATGGTTGTTACATTGCTGACGAAGCTATTGCCAAAGGTGTCAATGCCAGCGACTTGGCTCAAGCTGTATCTGCCAAGATTGGTGGTAAGGCTGGTGGTAAAGGCAACATCGTCCAAGGTATGGGTGACAAACCTGAAGGCATTAAGGAGGCTGTTAACGAAGTGACCCAATTGTTGGCTGAGAAGTTGTAA
- the CIN1 gene encoding 3'-phosphoadenosine 5'-phosphosulfate sulfotransferase (PAPS reductase)/FAD synthetase and related enzymes (go_process Mo-molybdopterin cofactor biosynthesis) yields SAGILIIGDEVLNGKILDTNSHNFAKFCFNKLSIPMKRTIVCGDDKDDIVNSLRILVEQDKVDLIITSGGLGSTHDDITYSVLSEFYNINYELDNNVVARMHRLRGSYLDSLSQEQLHAFYKMATLPPETTTETIFLDEQLWFPIVAINHQVYVLPGVPQLFNRSIDELESYLKTRIVSSGSALSRFYVKTKSNESEMAPFLTKLQNQVDGKYGVGTVKLGSYPHMDWKINTISIIGKIPEISKQNLRNIVQEVVDGIGGNAAEIDQ; encoded by the exons TCTGCTGGAATTCTCATTATCGGGGATGAGGTTCTCAACGGAAAGATCTTGGACACAAATTCACACAACTTCGCCAAGTTCTGCTTTAATAAGTTGCTGATTCCCATGAAGCGTACCATAGTATGCGGCGACGATAAAGACGACATCGTCAATTCCCTCAGAATATTGGTGGAACAAGACAAAGTGGACTTGATCATCACCTCTGGAGGTTTGGGCTCTACTCACGACGATATCACCTATTCTGTCTTGAGTGAGTTCTACAATATCAATTATGAACTCGACAATAATGTTGTAGCTAGAATGCACAGACTCAGAGGCTCGTATCTCGATCTGCTTTCACAGGAGCAATTACATGCCTTTTACAAGATGGCCACTTTACCA CCAGAAACGACCACAGAAACGATTTTTCTCGACGAACAACTCTGGTTTCCTATCGTTGCTATAAACCACCAAGTCTACGTATTGCCTGGAGTTCCGCAGTTGTTCAACCGACTGATAGACGAGCTTGAATCGTATCTCAAGACTAGGATCGTTTCTTCAGGCTCCGCTCTTTCAAGATTCTACGTGAAGACAAAGTCTAACGAAAGCGAAATGGCTCCATTTCTCAccaaattgcaaaatcaagTAGACGGAAAGTACGGCGTTGGCACAGTCAAGTTGGGCTCGTATCCTCATATGGACTGGAAGATCAATACCATCAGTATTATTGGCAAGATTCCTGAAATTCTGAAACAGAACTTGAGGAatattgtacaagaagttgtagatggTATAGGAGGAAATGCTGCCGAAATTGAccag
- a CDS encoding predicted protein (go_function hydrolase activity) has protein sequence MDVDVDSVIDRLLAVGMTKPKSSSSRHTKDKLPVTSSEIKFILHKARSIFLDQPTLLRLSPSVKIVGDIHGQFHDLIRIFNTCGYPPYSNYLFLGDYVDRGHKSLETILLLLCYKIKYPENFFMLRGNHESANITKIYGFYDECKRRLPAISGNHKMWKVFIDVFNTLPIAATINDKIFCIHGGLSPDLHDLEQIDNIRRPTDIPERGLLADLLWSDPDPAIKNFSVTNWPKNDRGVSYCFGKKHVDYFCSTFKMDLVVRGHMVVEDGYEFFNKRKLVTVFSAPNYCGEFDNFGAVMSVDKNLYCSFELLKPQ, from the coding sequence ATGGATGTAGATGTGGATAGCGTCATAGACAGATTACTTGCTGTTGGAATGACTAAACcaaaatcttcttccagtCGCCACACCAAGGATAAGTTGCCTGTGACAAGTTCCGAGATTAAATTTATCTTACATAAGGCCCGCTCTATCTTCTTGGACCAGCCTACTTTATTAAGATTGTCACCTTCAGTAAAGATTGTAGGTGACATCCATGGCCAGTTCCATGACTTGATCCGTATCTTCAACACCTGTGGCTATCCTCCATACTCGAACTACTTGTTCTTGGGAGACTATGTGGATCGTGGGCACAAGTCTTTAGAAaccattcttcttttattATGTTACAAGATTAAGTATCCTGAGAACTTTTTTATGTTGAGAGGTAATCATGAGTCAGCTAACATCACGAAGATCTACGGTTTCTATGACGAGTGTAAGAGAAGATTGCCTGCTATCTCTGGCAATCATAAGATGTGGAAAGTCTTCATTGACGTTTTCAACACATTGCCCATTGCTGCAACGATCAACGATAAGATATTCTGTATCCATGGAGGCTTGTCACCAGACTTGCATGACTTGGAACAGATCGACAACATAAGGAGACCTACAGACATTCCTGAGCGAGGCTTATTGGCCGACTTACTTTGGTCTGATCCTGATCCTgcaatcaagaacttcagTGTTACCAACTGGCCTAAAAACGACCGTGGTGTATCTTACTGCTTCGGTAAGAAACACGTTGACTATTTCTGCTCCACATTCAAAATGGATTTGGTAGTCAGAGGCCACATGGTCGTTGAAGATGGTTacgaatttttcaataagAGAAAGTTGGTGACAGTTTTCTCGGCTCCCAACTATTGTGGAGAGTTCGACAATTTTGGTGCTGTCATGAGTGTGGACAAGAACTTGTACTGTTCGTTTGAACTACTCAAACCACAGTGA